The Pirellulales bacterium genome contains the following window.
GCCACCGGCGAAGTTGTCGCCGCTGCACCATAGGGCGAGGGGCGAACGTCGAAGGCGCGGTGCTCGGTCCGCCGCCGTACCCTTTTCGCTCCCGGCTTGCCGCGTTATGATCGGCGGTTTCCTAGAGACCCACCCCGCGATACCGGGAGACGTGAATCACATGGCCCACGACACCAACGTTACCTGGCACGAACACAGCGTCAGCCGTGAAGAACGCGAAAAGCTCAACGGCAACAAGGGGTGCGTGATCTGGTTCACGGGCTTGAGCGCTTGCGGCAAGAGCACGATCTCGAACCTGGTCGACCACAAGCTGCACGCCCGCGAGGTCCACAGCTACGTCCTCGATGGCGATAACGTCCGGCACGGGCTGAACGCCGGCCCAGGCATGCTCAAGGAACGCCATGGCGAGGAATTCGCCAAGCGTTTCGGGTTGGGCTTTTCGGCCCAGGACCGCGAAGAGAATATCCGCCGCATCGGCGCCGTGGCCAAGTTGTTCGCGGAAGCCGGTATTGTGGCGCTCACCGCGTTCATCAGCCCCTATCGTCGTGATCGCGACGCGGTGCGGGCCAACATGCGCCCCGGCGATTTCATCGAAATCTTCGTCGATGCGCCGATCGAGGTTTGCGAAGCCCGCGATCCCAAGGGGCTGTACAAGAAGGCTCGTGCCGGCGAACTGAAGGGCTTCACCGGCATCGACGATCCGTACGAAGCACCGCAAAGCCCGGAACTGGTTCTCGACGCGGGCAAAAAAGACGCCGAAACGCTGGCTAACGAGGTGATCGCTTACCTCGAAAAGTCGGGCAAGCTCTGCTAATCGGCGCTACGACTAATCAACGCTGCGACGTGCGAATTCTAAGTGCAGGATCGGCGAGGCGCGCGCTCTCCTGAACTTCAGCCCTTCAATTGATCGCGGTACTTGTCCAGCATGCGGCCGGGCGAGCCCATGATGTTGTAACCGCCGTCGACGTGCAGGATCTCGCCCGTAATGCCGTCGGCCATGTCGGAGAGCAAAAAGCCGCCGGTGCGGCCGACTTCTTCATGCGTGATGTTGCGGCCCAGGGGGGCCATGGCTTCGTAGAGCGTAAGCATGTCGTCGACGCCCGCCCCACGACCGGCTAGGGTTCGCAGGGGCCCGGCGCTCACGGCGTTGACGCGAATCCGCCGCGGGCCCAGGTCGAAGGCCAGGTACTTTACGATCGAATCGAGCGCCGCTTTGCAGACGCCCATCATGTTGTAGCCAGGCACGGCCCGCTCGCCGCCGAAATAGGTCATCGTGAGAATGCTCCCCTTGTCGTTCATGATCTCGCGCGCCGCGTTGGTCACGGCGATCAGGCTGTAGGCGCTGATGTCCATCGCCTGCTTGAAGCCCTCGCGGCTGCATTCCACGGTGTTGACCTTCAAATCCTCGAGCGGAGCGTAGGCGATCGAGTGGATCAGGAAGTCGATCTTGCCGAACTCTTCGCCCGTGCGCTTCATGGCGGCGCGAATGTCGTCGTCGCTGCTGACTTCCATGGGGATCAGGAACTTGGCCCGCGGCTCCGGGTCGGTCAGGAGCGCCACGCGGCGGCGATTGCGCTGCCGCTCGTCGTCAGGGCGGTCGGGCAAGTGCGTAAAGCCGCACTCGGCTCCTTCGCTCATCACGAACTGCGCAATCGCCCAGGCGATGGAGTGATCGTTGGCGACCCCCAGGACCAGCCCTTTTTTGCCATCGAACAGACCCATCCGTGCTTCTCCCTTTTCAGATGCCCAAGCCAGGAAATCGGAGCCTGGGCCTTCGGCCCATCCGGTTCCCCGACCGTTTCTCCCGCTCACCAAAAGCGCCCGCGCGACACGGACCGCAGGATACCGGCTCGACTAGAATCGCTCAATGTCCGGTCCCGCCGAGGCAAACCGCCCGATAAAAGCGGGCTTATCCTGCCAACATGTAATCAGAATGATGTCGCTCGCCGCAGGCGTTGGCATATAATTGATTCGACTTGTGCTTTTTGCCAAGCGGGGGCCATGTCACGGCAGAATCTCATGGAAACGCACCTGGAAGCGACCCGCACGAAGTCACCGTCATCAGGCCATGGGCAAGAGATCGCCGGCACGGCGCAAGAGATTCTGGTCGCGGCGAATCATACCGACGACATCGCCCGGTTCCTCAGTCATGCCTTGCCTCAGGTGCTGGCCGCTTGCCGTGCCGACGGAGTGGCCGTCGCCGCCTTGGCTGGCGCCTCGCACGAAGGGGAAGACTGGACAAACCTCGCGCAAGTCGGCCAGGTCGAGACCCTGTCGCGAACGATCCTGGCTTCGGCCCTGGACGCCGAGCGGCCCGTGATCGAAGAAGGTTGGTTCGTCGCGCCCCTGACTTGTCGTGGCGCGCATCCCGAGTTCCTGGCCGTTCACGCCCGTTCGCTCGGCCGGGCTGACTTGGAACCGACGGTCGAGGTCCTGCTGCCGGCCGTGCGCGAGGGGCTGGCCGCGATCCGCGCGCGGCGCCGCCAGGAAGTGCGCATCGAGCGACTGGAAGCGATCCTGGAAATCGTCGGACGG
Protein-coding sequences here:
- the cysC gene encoding adenylyl-sulfate kinase; amino-acid sequence: MAHDTNVTWHEHSVSREEREKLNGNKGCVIWFTGLSACGKSTISNLVDHKLHAREVHSYVLDGDNVRHGLNAGPGMLKERHGEEFAKRFGLGFSAQDREENIRRIGAVAKLFAEAGIVALTAFISPYRRDRDAVRANMRPGDFIEIFVDAPIEVCEARDPKGLYKKARAGELKGFTGIDDPYEAPQSPELVLDAGKKDAETLANEVIAYLEKSGKLC
- a CDS encoding enoyl-ACP reductase, whose translation is MGLFDGKKGLVLGVANDHSIAWAIAQFVMSEGAECGFTHLPDRPDDERQRNRRRVALLTDPEPRAKFLIPMEVSSDDDIRAAMKRTGEEFGKIDFLIHSIAYAPLEDLKVNTVECSREGFKQAMDISAYSLIAVTNAAREIMNDKGSILTMTYFGGERAVPGYNMMGVCKAALDSIVKYLAFDLGPRRIRVNAVSAGPLRTLAGRGAGVDDMLTLYEAMAPLGRNITHEEVGRTGGFLLSDMADGITGEILHVDGGYNIMGSPGRMLDKYRDQLKG